The Brachyspira aalborgi genome has a segment encoding these proteins:
- the lnt gene encoding apolipoprotein N-acyltransferase, producing the protein MYKYNSYISGIIILSVLSAILLAFAFPPLNLFPISFIALTPLIIIIYKAEKIRYYIISSAIFVLIFFGYLLMWVSAFMLKETEAVVAFLALFTILFLLVLLFYFPAMLLSGFISKRLPKFRFIIVPIVFTFMEYMRNIGFLGFPWGIVGYSQWNFLPFIQIADTIGLLGISFIIYLTNAMISHYILLNAEKIKNKNHYLPAIIMASSLVLIIIYGAIKLHLEESKRLRAKKTKIALIQKSFDPNNYWNSIYTGEPFRKNSGGIQGFAENFLLKSDKFKSEEIPDGMTQNGTISVNRIAKLSQEAALSNPSLIVYPESVTMDSYGFYIARNRELYEYGLASNSTYPAIYNTFILYDMIKKTQTYHLLGTTIIKENTNENAYNPFEYYNGMEFIDYNGNVLEEYSKIKLVPGGEAYPFQDNEFLLNTFPFKNIINFMYQQFDKAGASKWNRGKKKTVFNHPKGYTFSGLICYESAFGDFVRDFVYNGAQILAVITEDAWSYSDESLVQHFYMSVFRAIENRRDLVHNGNSGVTGHISSSGKIISTIPFWKPDYMIANVSLNDKITIYTRFGEWFVWLCFISIFVFLFFSIKKDMIKLRVYIKEKISAVKLKKSLIENNKKPSAEKVNSYINSDNVEEIPSLDDIEYSVKKNNPYNIFEEPKSDIYSALDDIMNENNDDKKI; encoded by the coding sequence GTGTATAAATATAATTCGTATATATCGGGAATAATCATATTAAGCGTTTTAAGCGCGATACTTTTAGCTTTCGCTTTTCCGCCTTTAAATCTTTTTCCAATATCTTTTATAGCTTTAACGCCTTTAATTATAATTATATATAAAGCGGAAAAAATCAGATATTATATAATATCGTCTGCAATATTCGTTCTTATTTTTTTTGGTTATTTGCTTATGTGGGTATCGGCTTTTATGTTAAAAGAAACCGAAGCGGTTGTAGCTTTTTTAGCTCTATTTACAATTCTTTTTTTACTCGTCCTTTTATTTTATTTTCCTGCAATGTTATTAAGCGGCTTTATATCGAAAAGACTTCCTAAATTTAGATTTATAATCGTTCCGATAGTATTTACTTTTATGGAATATATGCGAAATATCGGATTTTTAGGATTTCCTTGGGGAATAGTCGGATATTCTCAATGGAATTTTCTTCCGTTTATACAAATAGCCGACACAATCGGACTTTTGGGAATAAGTTTTATAATATATCTAACAAACGCTATGATAAGTCATTATATACTTTTAAATGCCGAAAAAATAAAAAATAAAAATCATTATTTGCCCGCTATAATAATGGCTTCTTCTTTAGTGTTGATTATAATTTATGGAGCTATAAAATTACATCTTGAAGAGTCAAAAAGATTAAGAGCAAAAAAAACTAAAATCGCTTTAATACAGAAATCTTTTGACCCTAATAATTATTGGAATAGCATTTATACAGGAGAGCCTTTTAGAAAAAATTCGGGAGGAATTCAAGGATTTGCAGAAAACTTTTTACTTAAATCGGATAAATTTAAAAGCGAAGAAATTCCAGACGGAATGACTCAAAACGGAACTATATCAGTTAATAGAATAGCGAAATTATCGCAAGAAGCGGCTTTATCTAATCCTTCTTTGATAGTTTATCCAGAATCGGTTACTATGGATTCTTACGGATTTTATATTGCAAGAAATAGAGAATTATACGAATACGGATTAGCTTCCAATTCTACATATCCAGCCATATACAATACTTTTATTTTATACGATATGATAAAAAAAACTCAAACCTATCATCTTTTGGGAACTACGATAATAAAAGAAAATACAAACGAAAACGCTTATAATCCTTTTGAATATTATAACGGCATGGAGTTTATAGATTATAACGGGAATGTTTTAGAAGAATATTCTAAAATAAAACTTGTTCCAGGCGGAGAAGCTTATCCTTTTCAAGATAATGAATTTCTTTTAAATACTTTTCCTTTTAAGAATATTATTAATTTTATGTATCAACAATTTGATAAAGCGGGAGCGAGTAAGTGGAATAGAGGAAAGAAAAAAACGGTTTTTAATCATCCTAAAGGTTATACTTTTTCGGGACTTATATGTTATGAAAGCGCATTTGGAGATTTTGTAAGAGATTTCGTTTATAATGGAGCGCAAATTTTAGCGGTAATAACGGAAGATGCATGGTCTTATAGCGATGAATCTTTAGTTCAACATTTTTATATGTCGGTATTTAGAGCGATAGAAAACAGAAGAGATTTAGTTCATAATGGAAATTCGGGAGTAACGGGACATATTTCAAGTTCGGGAAAAATTATATCAACTATTCCTTTTTGGAAACCTGATTATATGATAGCTAATGTTTCTTTAAACGATAAAATTACAATATATACGAGATTCGGCGAATGGTTTGTATGGCTTTGTTTTATCTCAATATTTGTATTTTTATTTTTCTCTATAAAAAAAGATATGATAAAATTAAGAGTTTATATAAAAGAAAAAATCTCAGCCGTAAAATTAAAAAAAAGTTTAATAGAAAATAATAAAAAGCCTTCCGCTGAAAAAGTTAATTCGTATATAAATAGCGATAATGTAGAAGAGATTCCGAGTTTGGACGATATAGAATATTCCGTTAAGAAAAATAATCCTTATAATATTTTTGAAGAGCCTAAATCGGATATATATTCCGCTTTGGACGATATTATGAACGAAAATAATGACGATAAAAAAATATAA
- a CDS encoding MotA/TolQ/ExbB proton channel family protein, which produces MNGIFNADTLINAAMTLCWIGLLISSVMALTIIVDRFIYFTKIKSLDDSLSQKIVSLIKENEIKTAIALCETSKSPLSNIIIAGLNNSKASKEYMQSQANKELPKLERFIAALSTISTVAPLLGLLGTILGMIQSFAVISTVGSGRPIALASGIANALLTTAAGLIIAIPSVVFYNYFVNAVNKKILFMENLSNEISDFLDKN; this is translated from the coding sequence ATGAACGGTATTTTTAATGCGGATACTTTAATAAATGCGGCTATGACTCTATGTTGGATAGGACTTTTAATTTCTTCCGTAATGGCATTAACGATAATAGTCGATAGATTTATTTATTTCACAAAAATAAAATCTTTAGACGATTCTTTATCTCAAAAAATTGTCTCTCTTATAAAAGAAAATGAAATAAAAACGGCTATAGCTTTATGCGAAACGAGTAAATCTCCTCTATCGAATATTATAATCGCAGGATTAAATAATTCAAAAGCTTCAAAAGAATATATGCAAAGTCAGGCAAATAAAGAACTTCCAAAATTAGAAAGATTTATAGCGGCTCTTTCTACAATTTCTACGGTAGCTCCGTTGCTTGGGCTTCTTGGAACAATACTTGGAATGATTCAATCTTTTGCCGTTATCTCTACCGTTGGAAGCGGACGCCCTATTGCTTTGGCTTCGGGAATAGCAAACGCTCTACTAACTACGGCGGCTGGACTTATAATCGCGATTCCTTCGGTTGTATTTTATAATTATTTTGTAAACGCGGTAAATAAAAAAATATTATTTATGGAAAACTTATCAAATGAAATATCCGATTTTTTGGATAAAAATTAA